The Thermocrinis ruber genome has a window encoding:
- a CDS encoding acetyl-CoA carboxylase biotin carboxylase subunit: protein MFRKILIANRGEVALRIIRACEELGIKSVAIYSEADAKSLYVKKADEAYLIPGDPIRAYLDYVRIVDLAKSVGADAIHPGYGFLAENADFARYCISKGITFIGPSPEHIELFGDKVKAKRKMAELGIPTIPGSPEPLKNYEDALHYAREIGFPVILKSAYGGGGRGMRVVRSEEELPRLFESGYREAETFFGKGDLFVEKYLDNPKHIEVQIIGDKYGNVVHLGERDCSVQRKHQKIIEITPCPVLPNSIRNKMLGLSVRAMMQVGYESAGTLEFLVDLKTGQFYFIEMNTRLQVEHTITEMVTGIDIVETMIRVAMGEPLPFTQNEITFRGYAMEFRINAEDPRRNFAPAPGKITAYYSPGGPGVRMDAGVYKDYVIPPYYDSMIAKLSVWALTWERLLARGKRAIDEFIVRGVPTNIPLHRQIIRDPDFRSGYFGIRFLEEKLPTYNFEIEGERDPENIALAISAAIAAYYGL from the coding sequence ATGTTTAGGAAAATTCTCATAGCGAACCGGGGTGAGGTAGCACTCAGGATCATAAGGGCTTGTGAGGAGCTGGGAATAAAGAGCGTTGCCATCTACTCGGAGGCAGACGCCAAGTCTTTGTACGTGAAAAAGGCTGACGAGGCATATCTGATCCCGGGGGACCCAATAAGGGCGTATTTGGACTATGTTAGGATTGTGGACTTAGCCAAGTCTGTTGGTGCGGATGCTATACACCCGGGCTATGGCTTTTTGGCGGAAAACGCAGACTTTGCCCGGTATTGCATAAGCAAGGGTATAACCTTCATAGGTCCATCTCCGGAACATATAGAACTTTTTGGCGACAAGGTGAAGGCAAAGAGAAAGATGGCTGAACTTGGCATTCCCACAATCCCCGGCTCTCCAGAACCACTTAAAAACTATGAGGATGCCCTACACTACGCAAGGGAAATAGGATTCCCTGTCATTCTAAAGTCAGCTTATGGTGGTGGCGGGAGAGGGATGAGGGTAGTTAGGTCCGAGGAGGAACTTCCAAGACTCTTTGAATCGGGCTACAGGGAGGCGGAAACGTTCTTTGGGAAAGGTGACCTCTTCGTGGAAAAGTATTTGGACAATCCTAAACACATAGAAGTGCAGATAATCGGAGACAAATACGGAAATGTGGTCCATCTTGGAGAAAGGGACTGCTCGGTGCAAAGAAAACATCAGAAGATCATAGAAATCACCCCATGCCCTGTTCTTCCCAATTCTATAAGGAACAAGATGCTTGGGCTCTCGGTCAGGGCAATGATGCAGGTGGGATACGAAAGTGCTGGAACCCTTGAGTTTTTGGTGGACCTGAAAACAGGACAGTTTTACTTTATAGAAATGAACACACGCCTTCAGGTGGAACACACCATAACGGAGATGGTTACTGGCATAGACATAGTGGAAACTATGATAAGGGTCGCCATGGGAGAGCCCTTACCCTTCACGCAGAACGAGATCACCTTCAGGGGCTACGCCATGGAGTTTAGAATAAACGCAGAAGACCCAAGGAGAAACTTTGCACCAGCACCAGGTAAAATAACCGCCTACTACTCCCCCGGTGGACCTGGTGTGCGTATGGATGCGGGTGTGTATAAGGACTATGTGATACCACCCTACTATGACTCTATGATCGCCAAGCTGAGCGTGTGGGCCCTAACCTGGGAAAGGCTTTTAGCAAGAGGCAAAAGGGCCATAGATGAGTTTATAGTTCGTGGTGTACCCACCAACATACCCCTCCACAGGCAGATCATCAGAGACCCAGATTTCAGGAGCGGATACTTTGGCATAAGATTTTTAGAGGAAAAGCTCCCCACCTACAATTTTGAAATTGAGGGTGAAAGGGACCCAGAAAACATAGCCTTGGCAATATCCGCCGCCATAGCTGCTTACTACGGATTGTAA
- a CDS encoding DUF3501 family protein, whose product MKKIEFGEILNIYEYEKVREQKRREIIEIKKKRRLFVGDLVHLVFENRDTVWFQIQEMIRAERMVKDEEIQQEIDVYNELIPEKNQLSITMFIEIPDEQERKRLLPQLVGIHDHLWFHIGNKHSIRAEADERSKEDYQYGKAAVVHFLKLNLTPEQVKDFAELPVRVEINHPNYKAMVEMPEEVKAELVKDLQSE is encoded by the coding sequence ATGAAAAAGATTGAGTTTGGAGAGATACTAAACATCTACGAATACGAAAAGGTAAGGGAACAAAAACGCAGAGAGATCATAGAGATAAAGAAAAAGAGAAGGCTCTTTGTGGGAGACCTTGTTCATTTGGTTTTTGAGAACAGAGACACAGTTTGGTTTCAGATTCAGGAGATGATAAGGGCGGAGAGGATGGTGAAAGACGAAGAAATACAGCAAGAGATAGATGTTTATAACGAGCTCATCCCAGAAAAAAATCAACTGTCTATAACCATGTTCATAGAAATTCCAGATGAGCAAGAAAGGAAAAGACTTCTACCACAGTTGGTAGGAATTCACGACCACCTTTGGTTCCACATTGGAAACAAACACAGCATTAGGGCGGAGGCAGACGAAAGAAGCAAAGAGGACTATCAATACGGCAAGGCAGCGGTAGTGCACTTTCTCAAACTGAACCTGACCCCAGAACAGGTGAAGGACTTTGCAGAATTGCCCGTCAGGGTGGAAATCAATCATCCCAACTATAAGGCCATGGTAGAAATGCCAGAAGAAGTAAAGGCGGAGCTTGTAAAGGACCTCCAAAGCGAATGA
- a CDS encoding OsmC family protein, translating into MEEKRVSLKLSEKEHTYTASTSYGELLVGEKGYRPMELVLVALAGCMGVDLSHILSKKRQKVQDINIKVVGRRRDEHPRVYEDIELEVEVYGEDINPKAVEDAVKLSVEKYCSVYAMLRNSVNIRVRWKVLGKTDSEQK; encoded by the coding sequence ATGGAAGAGAAAAGGGTGTCTTTAAAGCTTTCGGAAAAAGAGCATACCTACACAGCAAGCACCTCTTACGGTGAGCTCCTAGTGGGAGAAAAGGGCTACAGACCCATGGAACTTGTTTTGGTTGCCCTGGCGGGCTGTATGGGGGTGGATCTTTCTCATATTCTCAGTAAGAAGAGGCAAAAGGTACAAGACATAAACATAAAGGTGGTGGGAAGAAGGAGGGATGAGCATCCAAGGGTCTATGAGGACATAGAGCTGGAGGTGGAGGTCTACGGAGAGGATATAAATCCAAAGGCGGTGGAGGATGCGGTAAAATTGTCTGTTGAAAAGTATTGTAGTGTGTATGCAATGCTGAGAAATTCTGTTAATATACGGGTGAGATGGAAGGTGTTGGGAAAGACAGACTCGGAGCAAAAATAG
- a CDS encoding rubrerythrin family protein: MSKSLAGTKTLECLKHAFAGESQANRRYLYFARKADIEGYPDIANIFRETAEGETGHAFGHIEFLEKYGGGDPATGMPIGTMEQNLEAAIAGETYEYTEMYPGFAKIAREEGFDDIAEWFETLARAEKSHAGRFQKALESLKS; this comes from the coding sequence ATGAGCAAGAGCCTAGCAGGTACCAAAACTTTGGAATGCCTCAAGCATGCCTTTGCGGGTGAGTCCCAAGCCAACAGAAGGTACCTCTACTTTGCCAGAAAGGCAGACATTGAGGGGTACCCAGACATAGCAAACATCTTTAGGGAAACCGCCGAGGGCGAAACTGGACACGCCTTTGGACACATTGAGTTTCTGGAAAAATACGGCGGTGGAGACCCAGCTACCGGCATGCCAATAGGCACCATGGAGCAAAACCTGGAAGCTGCAATCGCCGGAGAGACCTACGAATACACTGAAATGTATCCGGGCTTTGCAAAGATTGCAAGGGAAGAGGGCTTTGACGACATAGCAGAGTGGTTTGAGACCCTTGCAAGGGCAGAGAAGTCCCACGCAGGAAGGTTCCAAAAAGCACTGGAAAGCCTCAAATCCTAA
- the trpA gene encoding tryptophan synthase subunit alpha, protein MEGVGKDRLGAKIEELKKEGAKALVSYLTVGYPTFEDSLEAFRIVLREGTDILEIGFPFSDPVADGPTIQRAHQVALENGTKVKDVFYLSRTLRQEFEGIPFLLMTYYNPIFRMGLERFVKLAKDNGIDGFIVPDLPPEECLDLKRVCEREGMSLVLLASPTSTEKRLRLICEHTDHLTYFVSLTGTTGERDVLPLERLKERLALYRKVCEKPVVVGFGISKGEQAKAIAELSDGVVVGSAFVKLCGERRFEELREKVREIKESLLSLSPSRNL, encoded by the coding sequence ATGGAAGGTGTTGGGAAAGACAGACTCGGAGCAAAAATAGAAGAGCTAAAGAAGGAAGGGGCAAAGGCTCTTGTCTCTTACCTAACGGTGGGTTATCCTACCTTTGAAGACTCTTTAGAAGCCTTTAGGATCGTCCTCAGAGAGGGTACCGATATACTTGAGATCGGCTTTCCCTTCTCGGACCCGGTGGCGGACGGTCCCACCATCCAAAGGGCTCATCAAGTCGCCTTGGAAAATGGCACAAAGGTAAAGGATGTTTTTTACCTGTCAAGGACTTTAAGGCAGGAGTTTGAAGGAATTCCCTTCCTTTTGATGACCTATTACAACCCAATTTTTAGGATGGGTCTGGAAAGGTTTGTAAAGCTTGCTAAAGATAACGGAATAGATGGTTTCATAGTGCCAGACTTACCGCCGGAGGAGTGCTTGGACCTAAAAAGGGTGTGCGAAAGGGAAGGTATGTCCCTTGTTCTTTTGGCATCTCCCACCAGCACCGAAAAAAGACTCAGACTCATATGCGAACATACAGACCATCTTACCTACTTTGTTTCCCTGACGGGAACTACCGGTGAGAGGGATGTCCTTCCTTTGGAGAGGCTAAAAGAGCGTTTAGCCCTATACAGGAAGGTATGCGAAAAGCCTGTAGTGGTGGGCTTTGGCATCTCAAAGGGAGAGCAAGCTAAGGCGATAGCGGAACTATCTGACGGTGTGGTGGTAGGTAGTGCCTTTGTAAAGCTCTGCGGTGAGAGAAGGTTTGAAGAGCTAAGGGAAAAGGTCAGGGAGATAAAGGAAAGCTTGCTTTCCCTTAGCCCTTCCAGAAATTTATAA